In Actinomycetota bacterium, one genomic interval encodes:
- a CDS encoding nucleotidyl transferase AbiEii/AbiGii toxin family protein, whose protein sequence is MTRPILTLPIGFAPAVVDKVERMLEVLSALRDDPVLRDEFVLHGGTALNIFHARAPRLSVDIDLMFVGAIDVGRMQAKRPEIDGRFRDVVSALGYAVQATNDEHSGQTYRVKYPGDYLKVDISYLGRVALLEPELRVCGFADPQMVFPVLRLEELAAGKVKAMMARMAARDLYDLFRLSSSRPRLFDDPLARALAIRALCAADPFPFLRDPVVAVERFRDQSPEFTEPLLATLPADEALDYGAMLDAIVHWLTPLSSLSSAEATFMEHLEKRAEYHPELLFDDWPTVLERAAVDPVMAWKTLNLQKWLTDSAGLDRRGLVKRPREERNAIIRTQAESVADEYNRQIDHEWLDADLGERDNADE, encoded by the coding sequence ATGACGCGACCGATTCTCACGCTACCCATCGGCTTCGCACCTGCGGTTGTCGACAAGGTCGAGCGGATGCTGGAGGTGCTTTCGGCGCTCCGGGACGATCCGGTCTTGCGCGACGAGTTCGTGCTCCATGGCGGCACTGCCCTGAACATCTTCCATGCGCGTGCGCCGCGGCTCTCCGTTGATATCGACCTCATGTTCGTGGGGGCGATCGATGTGGGGAGAATGCAGGCCAAGCGGCCGGAGATCGATGGCCGATTCCGTGACGTAGTGAGTGCACTCGGGTATGCCGTCCAAGCGACGAACGATGAACACAGCGGTCAGACGTATCGCGTCAAATACCCTGGCGACTACCTCAAGGTCGACATCAGCTACCTTGGCCGCGTCGCCCTGCTCGAGCCCGAACTCCGTGTGTGCGGTTTCGCGGACCCCCAGATGGTCTTCCCCGTGCTGCGACTTGAGGAGCTGGCTGCCGGCAAGGTGAAGGCGATGATGGCGCGGATGGCCGCGCGGGACCTGTATGACCTATTTCGGTTGTCCAGCTCTCGCCCGCGCCTGTTCGATGACCCGCTCGCCCGCGCACTCGCGATTAGGGCACTGTGTGCGGCGGATCCGTTTCCATTCCTAAGGGATCCGGTTGTCGCAGTCGAGAGATTCCGCGACCAATCACCCGAGTTCACGGAGCCGCTCCTCGCGACGCTGCCAGCTGACGAGGCTCTGGACTACGGAGCGATGCTGGATGCGATCGTTCACTGGCTGACACCGCTGAGTTCGCTGTCCAGCGCAGAGGCGACGTTCATGGAGCACCTGGAGAAGCGCGCGGAGTACCACCCCGAGCTGCTCTTTGATGACTGGCCGACGGTACTCGAGCGCGCCGCTGTCGATCCGGTGATGGCGTGGAAGACCTTGAACCTTCAGAAGTGGTTGACTGACTCGGCGGGCCTCGACCGGCGCGGGCTGGTGAAGCGTCCGCGAGAGGAGCGCAACGCGATCATCCGCACGCAAGCCGAGTCCGTCGCCGACGAGTACAACCGCCAAATCGACCACGAATGGCTCGATGCCGACTTGGGGGAGCGGGACAACGCTGATGAATGA